From Sporosarcina sp. Te-1, the proteins below share one genomic window:
- the rpiB gene encoding ribose 5-phosphate isomerase B produces MKIAISSDHGGNRLRQEIMQLLNELNVEYVDYGPDSDESVDYPDYASPVANGVASGEFDRGILICGTGIGMSIAANKVKGIRCALVHDVFSAKATRGHNDSNILAMGERVIGPGLAREIVAAWLDTPFEGGRHERRIAKLAELEDK; encoded by the coding sequence ATGAAAATCGCTATCTCTTCAGACCATGGCGGCAATCGGCTTCGCCAGGAAATTATGCAGTTATTGAATGAATTGAATGTAGAATATGTGGATTATGGACCGGATTCCGATGAATCGGTGGATTATCCGGATTATGCATCGCCTGTAGCAAATGGTGTGGCAAGCGGGGAATTTGACCGCGGCATCCTCATTTGCGGAACGGGTATCGGCATGTCCATTGCTGCTAATAAAGTGAAGGGCATCCGCTGCGCTTTGGTGCACGACGTATTTAGTGCGAAAGCGACGCGAGGCCATAATGATTCGAATATATTGGCGATGGGAGAGCGTGTCATCGGGCCGGGTTTGGCGAGGGAAATTGTCGCTGCATGGCTGGACACCCCTTTTGAAGGCGGGCGTCATGAACGACGGATTGCCAAGCTTGCGGAACTAGAAGATAAATAA
- the upp gene encoding uracil phosphoribosyltransferase, translated as MAKVHVFDHPLIQHKLTYIRDIHTGTKEFRELVDEVATLMAYEITRDLPLDEVEVETPVRKAKSKVLAGKKLGIVPILRAGIGMVDGILKLIPAAKVGHIGLFRDPETLQPHEYFVKLPSDVSEREFIVVDPMLATGGTAVEAVNSLKKRGAKNIRFMCLIAAPEGVEIFTEAHPDVDVYIAALDEKLNEKGYIVPGLGDAGDRLFGTK; from the coding sequence ATGGCGAAAGTACACGTTTTTGATCACCCGCTCATTCAGCACAAATTGACGTACATCCGGGACATTCATACCGGCACGAAGGAATTCCGAGAACTGGTTGATGAAGTGGCGACGTTAATGGCGTATGAAATTACGCGCGACTTGCCGCTGGATGAGGTGGAAGTGGAAACGCCGGTCCGCAAGGCAAAATCGAAGGTGCTGGCAGGGAAGAAATTGGGCATCGTACCGATTTTACGGGCAGGCATCGGGATGGTAGATGGCATTTTAAAATTGATTCCAGCCGCAAAGGTCGGCCATATCGGCCTATTCCGCGATCCGGAAACCTTACAGCCGCATGAGTATTTTGTGAAATTGCCATCCGACGTATCGGAGCGCGAATTCATCGTAGTGGATCCAATGCTGGCAACAGGGGGGACGGCTGTGGAGGCGGTCAATTCCTTGAAGAAGCGCGGCGCGAAGAACATCCGGTTCATGTGTCTGATTGCTGCACCGGAAGGCGTCGAGATCTTTACCGAAGCACATCCTGATGTAGACGTTTATATCGCAGCACTTGATGAGAAATTGAATGAAAAAGGATACATCGTTCCAGGCTTGGGCGACGCTGGCGATCGACTCTTCGGAACGAAATAA
- the glyA gene encoding serine hydroxymethyltransferase → MDLSNVKREDAAVYEAIMAEKKRQNANIELIASENFVTEAVMEAQGSYLTNKYAEGYPGKRYYGGCEHVDVVENIARDRLKEIFGAAYANVQAHSGAQANMAVYFTVLEPGDTVLGMNLSHGGHLTHGSLVNFSGILYNFVEYGVSKEDERIDYEDVRQKALEHKPKMIVAGASAYPREIDFAKFREIADEVGAYLMVDMAHIAGLVAAGEHPNPVPHAHFVTSTTHKTLRGPRGGLILVNEEFAEQFGRKIDKTIFPGIQGGPLMHVIAAKAVAFGEALKPEFKTYIQQVKKNAHALAEGLLAEGVDIVSGGTDNHLLLINLKSLGITGKVAEHVLDEVGITVNKNTIPFDTESPFVTSGIRIGTPAVTTRGFKEEEMKEVASIIAKLLKKHEDESVKEEAKQRVIALTDRFPLYN, encoded by the coding sequence ATGGATTTGAGCAATGTGAAGCGTGAAGATGCTGCAGTATATGAGGCTATCATGGCTGAAAAGAAACGCCAAAATGCCAATATCGAATTGATTGCATCCGAGAACTTTGTAACGGAAGCTGTCATGGAAGCGCAAGGCTCCTATTTGACGAATAAGTATGCAGAAGGTTACCCGGGCAAGCGCTATTACGGCGGATGTGAACATGTTGACGTCGTGGAAAATATTGCTCGTGACCGGTTGAAAGAAATTTTTGGCGCAGCGTATGCCAACGTGCAAGCCCATTCCGGCGCACAGGCGAATATGGCCGTTTATTTCACCGTACTAGAGCCCGGCGATACAGTGCTTGGCATGAACTTGTCCCATGGCGGACATTTAACACATGGAAGCCTGGTCAACTTCTCGGGTATCCTTTATAACTTTGTAGAGTATGGGGTCAGCAAGGAAGACGAGCGGATCGACTATGAAGACGTCCGCCAAAAAGCATTGGAGCATAAGCCGAAGATGATCGTCGCAGGAGCAAGTGCGTATCCGCGAGAAATCGATTTTGCGAAATTCCGTGAAATTGCCGACGAAGTGGGTGCATATCTCATGGTGGATATGGCGCATATCGCTGGTCTTGTGGCGGCTGGGGAACATCCAAATCCAGTGCCGCATGCTCATTTTGTCACATCGACAACACATAAAACATTGCGTGGCCCACGTGGCGGCCTAATCTTGGTCAATGAAGAATTTGCGGAGCAGTTTGGCCGTAAAATTGACAAGACAATTTTCCCTGGAATTCAAGGCGGCCCACTCATGCATGTCATTGCCGCAAAAGCGGTGGCATTTGGTGAAGCATTGAAGCCGGAATTCAAAACATATATCCAGCAAGTGAAGAAAAATGCACATGCCCTAGCCGAAGGATTACTGGCGGAAGGGGTCGATATCGTTTCCGGCGGTACGGACAACCATTTATTGCTCATCAATCTGAAGTCACTGGGCATTACCGGTAAAGTTGCTGAACATGTCTTGGACGAAGTTGGCATTACGGTTAATAAAAATACGATTCCATTTGATACGGAAAGTCCGTTTGTCACATCCGGCATTCGGATTGGTACGCCGGCAGTGACGACTCGCGGCTTCAAAGAGGAAGAAATGAAGGAAGTCGCTTCCATCATTGCAAAACTTCTTAAGAAGCATGAAGATGAGTCCGTCAAAGAAGAAGCGAAGCAACGTGTCATCGCGTTGACAGACCGTTTCCCATTATATAATTGA
- the prmC gene encoding peptide chain release factor N(5)-glutamine methyltransferase — translation MTEKIIEALKKAESLLESKDLDSHAAQLLMQFITDKSNASLLADMREPLTPHQKRDFWKGLNEMLDGKPVQHIIGEELFYGYPFKVNEHVLIPRPETEELVQGALYRAKKLFASGPIKVADIGTGSGAIAISFKKERPDAEVTATDISREALAVAQRNADRNQAEICFVQGDLAEPLAGKVWDVILSNPPYIALEEAQSMSKTVLDYEPHHALFAEENGLFFYKRLAKDLPKLMNKRALIGVEIGHQQGESVHALFAEAFPDAVIETVKDINGKDRMIFCEIV, via the coding sequence ATGACCGAGAAAATCATCGAGGCATTGAAAAAAGCAGAGTCCCTGTTGGAATCCAAGGACCTAGACTCCCACGCAGCTCAATTGCTCATGCAATTCATCACAGATAAATCCAACGCTTCCTTGCTCGCAGACATGCGGGAACCGCTAACGCCGCATCAAAAAAGAGATTTTTGGAAGGGCTTAAATGAAATGCTGGATGGAAAACCAGTCCAGCATATTATCGGTGAGGAATTGTTTTATGGATATCCGTTTAAAGTGAATGAACATGTACTAATTCCAAGGCCAGAAACGGAGGAACTCGTCCAAGGTGCGCTGTATCGGGCAAAGAAACTTTTTGCATCAGGACCGATCAAAGTGGCGGACATCGGCACGGGGAGCGGAGCGATTGCGATTTCATTCAAAAAAGAGCGTCCGGATGCCGAAGTAACAGCCACCGATATTAGTCGAGAGGCTCTCGCGGTCGCACAACGAAATGCCGACCGGAACCAAGCGGAGATTTGCTTTGTTCAAGGGGACCTAGCTGAACCGCTGGCCGGTAAAGTGTGGGATGTGATCCTATCCAATCCCCCCTACATCGCGTTGGAAGAGGCACAGTCCATGTCCAAAACCGTCCTCGATTATGAGCCGCACCATGCGTTATTTGCGGAAGAGAACGGACTTTTCTTCTATAAAAGGCTGGCGAAGGATTTGCCAAAGCTTATGAACAAGCGAGCACTCATCGGTGTCGAAATTGGCCATCAGCAAGGGGAATCTGTCCATGCATTGTTCGCGGAAGCATTCCCGGATGCGGTCATTGAAACAGTAAAAGATATCAACGGAAAAGACCGAATGATATTTTGTGAGATTGTGTGA
- a CDS encoding L-threonylcarbamoyladenylate synthase, with translation METLIITVDNLLDNEKSYQQAVDILKEGGVVAFPTETVYGLGAVATDEQAVKKIFEAKGRPSDNPLIVHIGNRDAVEQYAIQIPENANKLMEEFWPGPLTLVFHKRPGVIAPSVTPGFETVGLRMPDHPVALELLRTLDGPLAAPSANRSGKPSPTEAGHVLKDLHGRIPLILDGGETGVGVESTVLDMTVTPPAILRPGGVTKEMIESVIGPIQTENGVPEDQAPRAPGMKYMHYAPESPLFVIAPDEAEIREAVQFLHAEGKKVAVIGPDEFQVSEADWYFAVGPLHQPEVMAANLYRAIRQCDMTDAEVILAAETEMTGVGAAVMNRLTKAADGKRFSL, from the coding sequence ATGGAAACTTTAATCATCACAGTGGATAACTTGTTGGATAACGAAAAAAGTTATCAACAGGCAGTGGATATTTTAAAAGAGGGCGGAGTCGTCGCATTTCCGACTGAAACGGTATATGGTCTTGGAGCTGTGGCGACAGATGAGCAGGCGGTAAAGAAAATATTTGAAGCCAAAGGCCGCCCCTCCGATAATCCGCTCATTGTACATATTGGGAACCGGGATGCGGTGGAACAATACGCCATCCAGATCCCTGAGAATGCAAACAAGCTAATGGAGGAATTCTGGCCGGGCCCATTGACGCTTGTATTCCATAAACGGCCCGGTGTCATAGCGCCTAGCGTGACGCCCGGCTTTGAAACGGTCGGATTACGTATGCCGGATCATCCGGTCGCACTTGAATTGCTTCGGACGTTGGACGGTCCGCTCGCCGCGCCAAGCGCCAACCGAAGCGGCAAGCCGAGCCCGACAGAAGCAGGCCACGTATTAAAAGATTTGCATGGACGCATTCCGCTCATTTTAGACGGTGGGGAGACGGGGGTCGGTGTTGAATCGACGGTCCTTGACATGACTGTCACGCCTCCTGCCATTCTTCGTCCCGGAGGCGTGACAAAAGAAATGATTGAATCTGTTATTGGCCCGATACAGACGGAAAACGGCGTGCCCGAGGATCAAGCGCCGCGGGCTCCAGGTATGAAATATATGCATTACGCGCCGGAATCTCCGCTTTTTGTTATCGCTCCAGATGAAGCGGAAATAAGGGAAGCGGTCCAATTCTTGCATGCGGAAGGAAAGAAGGTTGCTGTCATCGGACCGGATGAATTCCAGGTCTCGGAAGCGGATTGGTATTTTGCGGTCGGCCCGCTCCATCAGCCGGAAGTGATGGCTGCTAATTTATACCGGGCGATCCGCCAATGTGATATGACCGATGCAGAAGTGATTCTTGCCGCCGAAACCGAAATGACAGGCGTGGGCGCCGCCGTTATGAACCGATTAACAAAAGCAGCCGACGGAAAACGATTCTCCCTTTGA
- the wecB gene encoding non-hydrolyzing UDP-N-acetylglucosamine 2-epimerase has product MTRKWKVMTIFGTRPEAIKMAPLVLELQKHTEDIESIVTVTAQHRQMLDQVLHTFGITPDYDLNIMKERQTLVDVATRGLEGLDQIMKEAQPDIVLVHGDTSTTFIGSLAAFYNRIAVGHVEAGLRTGKKFSPYPEEMNRQLTGVLADLHFAPTEQSARNLLNEGKQENRIFITGNTAIDALQTTVKEEYHHPIFDKIGDDRPVLLTAHRRENLGEPMRNMFRAIIRLLDKHEDIQVIYPIHMNPAVREVAQEILADNERVHLIEPLEVLDFHNFAARSHIILTDSGGIQEEAPSLGKPVIVLRDTTERPEGIAAGTLKLAGTDEEAIFELTDTLLSDETEYAKMAKASNPYGDGQASKRIVEALKGYLTSIE; this is encoded by the coding sequence TTGACACGGAAATGGAAAGTGATGACAATCTTCGGAACTCGTCCCGAAGCGATCAAAATGGCACCGCTTGTACTGGAGTTGCAGAAGCATACGGAGGACATCGAATCGATTGTTACCGTAACGGCACAGCATCGCCAAATGCTTGACCAAGTACTGCATACATTCGGCATTACGCCGGATTATGATCTGAATATCATGAAGGAGCGCCAAACACTGGTCGATGTGGCGACAAGAGGGTTGGAAGGACTCGATCAAATCATGAAGGAAGCGCAGCCGGATATCGTGCTCGTTCATGGAGATACCTCAACCACGTTCATCGGCAGTTTGGCAGCTTTCTACAATCGGATTGCGGTCGGCCATGTCGAGGCCGGTTTGCGGACGGGAAAAAAATTCTCGCCGTATCCTGAAGAAATGAACCGGCAGCTGACAGGTGTGCTGGCGGACCTTCACTTTGCGCCGACCGAGCAATCTGCTCGCAATTTGCTGAATGAAGGCAAGCAGGAGAACCGAATTTTTATTACGGGGAATACAGCCATCGACGCATTGCAGACGACAGTAAAAGAAGAATACCATCATCCGATTTTCGATAAAATCGGCGACGATCGTCCCGTCCTGCTTACGGCTCATCGCCGGGAAAACTTAGGAGAGCCGATGCGCAATATGTTCCGGGCAATCATTCGCCTGCTCGACAAACATGAAGACATCCAGGTCATTTATCCGATTCATATGAACCCGGCTGTCCGCGAAGTCGCACAGGAAATTCTGGCAGATAACGAACGTGTCCATTTGATTGAACCGCTTGAAGTCTTGGATTTTCATAATTTCGCGGCACGGTCCCATATCATCTTGACGGATTCGGGCGGCATTCAGGAAGAAGCTCCATCCCTTGGAAAACCAGTCATCGTCCTTCGGGACACGACAGAACGGCCGGAGGGCATCGCGGCGGGTACTCTGAAGCTTGCCGGAACGGATGAAGAGGCTATCTTTGAACTAACAGATACCTTACTGTCAGACGAAACGGAGTATGCCAAGATGGCGAAAGCGTCCAATCCATACGGGGATGGACAGGCCTCTAAGCGAATTGTCGAGGCATTGAAAGGCTATTTGACTTCTATTGAATGA
- a CDS encoding methyl-accepting chemotaxis protein, protein MSRQKGNKFGLRRKLVLFVTILAIVTYSTSAVFINFIGPQFFPNIKPFWFNIITYALGIIWSGILAGLFSTILTKPLQRLEKAAIQVADGKIGTDIELPRSSDEIRSVAEAFQQLVSNLRTIVGQIETNFEKTAHTVDRLTTETGAAATQADAVATTIAEISAGAESSAVAIQETAEAIEDVRMLAAEVSSRAEDSSARSAEMLKELERTTDVFRILVEGIRNMSMQSEQSLTTIRQLDQNAQKIGEIVQLVGSIAGQTNLLALNASIEAARAGEHGKGFAVVAEEVRVLADESAKSVHMIAELVQTIQSDVSKVVKDIEQQVKTAAAEANRANETSGNVESMADKVNGMAGAVVEITKLVENQLANIEMTAIQSQEVAAIAEQTSAGAEEVQAATDEQVKSIEQTDHMAIELKKQSEDLYNVIKQFDLTR, encoded by the coding sequence ATGAGCAGACAGAAGGGGAATAAATTCGGATTGCGGAGAAAACTCGTCCTGTTCGTCACGATTTTGGCGATCGTCACCTATTCGACGAGTGCTGTGTTCATTAATTTCATCGGACCACAGTTCTTCCCAAACATCAAGCCATTTTGGTTTAACATCATTACATATGCATTAGGGATTATATGGTCGGGAATTTTAGCAGGTCTATTCAGCACCATTTTGACAAAACCGCTTCAACGATTAGAGAAGGCAGCCATTCAAGTGGCCGATGGAAAGATTGGCACAGATATCGAATTGCCGCGATCTTCGGACGAAATCCGTTCCGTGGCAGAAGCATTCCAACAACTGGTATCTAATTTACGGACCATTGTTGGACAGATTGAAACAAACTTTGAAAAAACAGCCCATACCGTGGATCGGTTGACAACGGAAACGGGAGCTGCTGCGACTCAAGCCGATGCGGTCGCCACCACAATTGCGGAAATTTCAGCAGGAGCCGAATCATCAGCAGTCGCAATCCAGGAAACGGCGGAAGCAATCGAAGACGTCCGGATGCTTGCAGCCGAAGTAAGCAGCCGTGCGGAGGATTCATCCGCTCGCTCCGCTGAAATGCTTAAGGAATTGGAGCGGACAACCGATGTGTTCCGGATTCTAGTGGAAGGTATCCGTAACATGTCCATGCAGAGCGAACAGTCATTGACGACCATCCGTCAGCTAGATCAAAATGCACAAAAGATCGGCGAAATCGTTCAATTGGTCGGCAGCATTGCGGGACAAACGAACTTGCTCGCGTTGAACGCCTCCATTGAAGCAGCCCGTGCAGGCGAGCATGGAAAAGGCTTCGCGGTCGTTGCAGAAGAAGTCCGTGTTCTTGCTGATGAGAGTGCCAAATCAGTCCACATGATCGCCGAATTGGTCCAAACCATCCAATCCGACGTCTCCAAAGTGGTCAAAGACATCGAACAACAAGTGAAAACTGCAGCGGCGGAAGCGAACCGGGCGAATGAAACGAGCGGCAACGTTGAATCGATGGCGGATAAAGTCAACGGAATGGCTGGAGCTGTCGTCGAAATCACCAAACTCGTCGAAAACCAACTTGCCAACATTGAAATGACGGCTATCCAATCACAAGAAGTGGCCGCTATCGCCGAACAAACATCGGCCGGCGCCGAAGAAGTTCAAGCCGCCACTGATGAACAAGTCAAATCGATCGAACAAACGGATCACATGGCGATCGAACTGAAGAAACAATCTGAAGATCTCTACAACGTCATCAAGCAATTCGACCTTACCCGTTAA
- a CDS encoding TIGR01440 family protein: protein MDALHLWKLQLEQLLTEFEEQAKPVPGTFFVVGCSTSEIAGKRIGTGGALEVADALFAPLQAFAKKHQLYLAFQGCEHINRALTIERRAAEKFNLDTVSVIPVIHAGGSMSAYAHEHLEDAVVVESIRANAGIDIGQTLIGMHLKPVAVPIRTSIKTIGEAVVTAATTRPKLIGGERAVYKRSHLDENC from the coding sequence ATGGATGCATTGCATTTGTGGAAGCTGCAGTTGGAACAGCTTTTGACGGAGTTTGAAGAACAGGCGAAACCGGTTCCCGGGACTTTTTTTGTTGTTGGTTGTTCGACGTCGGAGATTGCCGGCAAGCGAATTGGGACAGGTGGAGCGCTGGAAGTGGCAGATGCGTTATTTGCACCGCTGCAAGCATTTGCGAAGAAACATCAGCTATATTTGGCATTTCAAGGATGCGAGCATATTAACAGAGCGTTGACGATCGAGCGCCGGGCTGCCGAGAAGTTCAATTTGGATACTGTATCGGTCATACCGGTCATCCATGCGGGCGGATCGATGTCTGCTTATGCACATGAACATTTGGAAGACGCGGTTGTGGTGGAATCCATTCGTGCCAATGCAGGAATTGACATCGGCCAGACCCTCATCGGTATGCATTTGAAACCAGTCGCTGTTCCGATCCGGACTTCAATTAAAACGATCGGGGAAGCAGTCGTGACTGCTGCCACAACCCGTCCGAAATTGATTGGCGGCGAGCGGGCCGTTTATAAACGAAGTCATTTGGATGAAAATTGTTAA
- the prfA gene encoding peptide chain release factor 1, whose amino-acid sequence MFERLQAVEDRYERLNELLSDPEIVSDMDKLRKYSKEQSDLQDTVDAYREYKEAKAQLKSAKSMLDEPLDDEMKELVKMEVGELEESIDALEVRLKLLLVPKDPNDDKNVIMEIRGAAGGDEAALFAGNLYRMYSRFAEMNHWKVEVMDSSPTELGGFKEIIFMINGSGAYSKLKYENGAHRVQRVPETESGGRIHTSTATVAVLPEAEEVEIEIHDKDIRTDTFASSGPGGQSVNTTMSAVRLTHLPTGITVSCQDEKSQIKNKEKAMKVLRARVYDKFMQEAQAEYDEKRKSAVGTGDRSERIRTYNFPQNRVTDHRIGLTLQKLDQIIEGKMDEVIDALIMEDQARRLESLDQA is encoded by the coding sequence ATGTTTGAAAGGCTTCAAGCAGTAGAAGACCGATATGAGCGATTGAATGAATTGCTCAGCGATCCGGAAATTGTAAGTGATATGGATAAGTTAAGGAAGTATTCGAAGGAGCAGTCCGACCTGCAGGATACGGTCGATGCTTATCGTGAATATAAAGAAGCGAAAGCGCAACTGAAGAGTGCAAAGAGCATGCTGGACGAGCCGCTTGATGATGAGATGAAAGAGCTAGTTAAAATGGAAGTCGGCGAGCTGGAGGAATCCATCGATGCGCTGGAAGTACGCCTGAAACTCCTATTGGTGCCGAAAGATCCAAATGACGATAAAAACGTCATCATGGAAATCCGCGGCGCTGCCGGCGGTGACGAAGCAGCGTTATTTGCGGGTAATTTGTATCGCATGTATAGCCGCTTTGCGGAAATGAACCATTGGAAAGTGGAGGTTATGGATTCGTCCCCGACCGAGCTCGGTGGTTTTAAAGAAATCATCTTCATGATCAATGGATCCGGTGCTTATTCCAAATTGAAATATGAGAATGGAGCGCATCGTGTTCAACGGGTGCCTGAAACGGAATCAGGCGGACGCATTCATACGTCCACCGCCACCGTCGCGGTACTTCCGGAAGCGGAGGAAGTGGAGATTGAAATTCACGACAAAGATATCCGCACCGATACATTCGCTTCTTCCGGACCGGGTGGACAGTCAGTCAATACGACGATGTCTGCTGTCCGGCTTACCCATTTGCCGACCGGTATCACGGTATCATGCCAAGATGAAAAATCGCAAATCAAGAACAAAGAAAAGGCGATGAAAGTTCTTCGTGCCCGTGTCTATGATAAATTCATGCAAGAAGCACAGGCGGAATACGATGAAAAACGTAAATCTGCTGTGGGCACCGGGGATCGTTCGGAACGGATCCGTACGTACAATTTCCCGCAAAACCGGGTCACGGACCACCGAATTGGCCTGACGCTTCAAAAGCTAGACCAAATCATCGAAGGGAAAATGGACGAAGTAATCGATGCGTTAATTATGGAAGATCAAGCCCGCCGGTTGGAAAGTTTGGATCAGGCATGA
- a CDS encoding stage II sporulation protein R yields the protein MLQDYNIMNSKNENKKWVSVLEFILLLFLIQSAILLFNGSDIPEDALRVRILAHSNAPADQQVKETIRQEIEPLIREAFTGASSQADFIRRMDGLEEEITRIAEGKADGRTVEFEKKAALFPPKRSGFYVTPQAPYEAYILTIGSGRGDNWWCALFQNVCFPDEKVKEEQQEEEKVTFFLWEWIKGLFS from the coding sequence ATGTTGCAAGACTATAACATTATGAACTCGAAAAACGAGAATAAGAAATGGGTTTCGGTTCTTGAATTCATTTTATTATTATTTCTTATACAGTCCGCTATTTTACTTTTTAACGGATCGGACATACCAGAGGACGCTCTCCGCGTCAGAATTTTGGCCCATTCCAATGCGCCGGCGGACCAACAAGTGAAGGAAACGATCAGACAGGAGATCGAGCCGTTGATCAGGGAAGCTTTTACAGGAGCCTCTTCCCAAGCGGACTTTATCCGACGCATGGACGGCTTGGAAGAAGAGATTACCAGAATAGCGGAAGGGAAAGCGGATGGCAGGACCGTCGAGTTTGAAAAGAAAGCCGCTCTCTTTCCACCGAAGCGTTCAGGTTTTTATGTAACACCGCAAGCCCCCTATGAAGCCTACATTCTGACAATCGGCAGTGGTCGTGGAGATAACTGGTGGTGTGCGTTATTCCAGAATGTTTGCTTTCCGGATGAAAAGGTGAAAGAGGAACAACAGGAAGAAGAAAAGGTCACATTTTTCCTCTGGGAGTGGATAAAAGGTTTATTTTCATGA
- a CDS encoding low molecular weight protein arginine phosphatase, with amino-acid sequence MNIYLICTGNTCRSPMAEAILRSKNLSEIAVRSAGLHAANGFPISMHSETLIQEMDMPYTAVSRAISKEDVEWADLILTMTVGHKQGVLQRFPEAKGKLYTLKEYTKPNGDLDIQDPFGGNLLTYRETFEELTMYMDLLVKKLTEE; translated from the coding sequence ATGAATATTTATTTGATTTGTACTGGAAATACATGCCGCAGCCCGATGGCGGAAGCCATTTTGCGATCTAAAAACCTCTCGGAGATTGCAGTACGGTCCGCAGGGCTGCATGCGGCAAATGGCTTTCCGATTTCAATGCATTCGGAAACGCTCATCCAAGAGATGGACATGCCGTATACGGCTGTGTCCCGAGCCATTTCGAAGGAAGATGTGGAATGGGCCGATCTTATCTTAACGATGACAGTCGGGCACAAACAAGGCGTACTCCAACGCTTCCCGGAGGCTAAAGGGAAACTGTATACGCTAAAGGAATACACAAAGCCGAATGGGGATTTAGACATACAAGACCCATTTGGGGGGAATCTGTTGACGTATCGGGAAACATTTGAGGAATTGACGATGTATATGGATTTATTAGTGAAGAAACTGACGGAGGAATAA
- a CDS encoding manganese efflux pump — protein MVELIAACITTIDVIVIYSLLQLRKGRLVLALWTAVLNMAFPFIGFFMGHLTLNLFSVWSNLLSGVLLALIGIQMMLHDDDSDLLNKQLHPFFIALAVSLDTFSVSVSFGMLQLNKLLFIIASGSMSFFFACLALLIRSSFGTRYRNMLRKLAGAALLIMGILSCIR, from the coding sequence TTGGTAGAATTAATTGCGGCATGCATTACAACAATTGATGTCATCGTTATCTACTCTTTGTTACAATTACGAAAAGGAAGGCTTGTGCTCGCACTATGGACAGCCGTTCTCAATATGGCGTTTCCATTTATCGGTTTTTTTATGGGGCATTTGACGCTCAATCTTTTTTCCGTGTGGAGCAACCTGCTTTCAGGAGTTTTGCTCGCATTAATCGGCATACAAATGATGCTTCATGATGATGATAGTGACTTGTTGAATAAGCAGTTACATCCATTTTTTATTGCGTTGGCTGTCAGTTTGGACACGTTCTCGGTAAGCGTTTCATTTGGAATGCTCCAATTGAACAAATTGTTATTCATTATCGCTTCTGGCTCTATGTCGTTTTTCTTCGCTTGCTTAGCTCTTTTAATCCGGAGCAGTTTTGGGACACGCTACCGCAACATGTTGAGAAAATTGGCGGGAGCTGCGTTGTTGATTATGGGAATATTGTCATGCATTCGGTGA